Part of the Gramella sp. Hel_I_59 genome, TGCGATCTTTTCCGGGCTTGAAGATCTACTGGAAATTTTGTCAACACTTCGATTTTCTGAAGATGATCTTCAGTTTTTAAAAGAACAGGGATTTGAAAAAGATTTTCTCGAATACCTGAAAGATTTTAAATTTAAAGGAAAGATATATTCAGTAAAAGAAGGTGATATTGTATTTCCAACCCGCCCGATCTTACAGGTGGAAGCAAGTATCATCGAGGCTCAGATCATCGAGACTATTCTTCTTAATTTGCTGAACTTTCAAACACTTATTGCTACCAAAGCGAGCCGTATGCTCTTAGTGGCCGGAGATGCCACCTTGCTGGACTTTGGATTAAGACGCGCCCAGGCTAGTGGAGGATATTTTGCGACTCGCGCTGCGATCATTGGAGGTTTTAATGGTACAAGTAACGTAGTTGCGGGAAAAGATTTTGATATTCCTGTTTCTGGAACGATGGCACACTCTTTCGTGCAAAGCTATGATGATGAATTGACCGCTTTCAGGGACTTCGCTGAAGGTCGTCCTGAAAATTGTGTACTTCTTGTAGACACTTATAATACGTTGAAAAGCGGTATTCCTAATGCGATCAAGGTCGCAAAGGAGATGGAAGAGCGTGGTCAAAAATTAATGGCGGTCAGGCTTGACAGTGGAGATCTTAGTTATTTCGCCAAGGAAAGCAGGAAAATGCTCGATGCTGCTGATCTTGACTATGTGAAAATAGCTGCTTCTAATCAGTTAGATGAGCATGTGATTAAAAGTTTACTGGAGCAACAAGCTCCTATTGATATTTTTGGAGTGGGAACGAACCTGGTGACAGGCGATCCTGATGGTGCACTGGATGGGGTTTACAAACTGGCATTTTCCGCAGGTAAGCCAAGAATAAAAATTTCAGAAAGTATTATAAAGATCACGCTGCCACATAAAAAACAGGTTTTCAGAATAAAGGATGAGAACGGGAAGTGCATTGGAGCAGATGCGATTGGCCTATACCATGAAGATAAAATTGAGGAAATGCATCATCCATTCGAGCCTTACAAATCCATGAATCTTAAGCATTATCAGCAGGAACCTCTACTGGAACTGGTTATGGATGAAGGTAAGGTGCTGCAGGAAAAAAGAAGTCTTAGTGAAATTTCGGAATATAGTATCTCGAGACTTTCAGAACTACCTATAGAATATAAACGTTTTAATAATCCGCATATCTATAAGATTGGGATTAGCGAAACACTGAAAGATGAACGGGATCAGTTGATCAAAATGCAGAAAAATAAGATATAATGAAGACGCTTGTTCTTATAGACATTCAAAATGATTTTATGCCGGGCGGTGCACTCGCTGTAGAAAATGGTGATGAAATAGTTCCTTTGGTAAATGATCTTCAGAAAAAATTCGATCTCGTTATAGCTACCCAGGACTGGCATGCTAATGGACATTCCAGCTTTGCCTCAGCTCACCAGGATGCGGAGGTTTTTGATCTTATGAAGCTAAACGGACTTGATCAGGTCCTCTGGCCGGATCATTGTGTTCAAAACACCAAGGGTGCTGAATTCCATCCAGAGCTTGAAACCAATAGTATCGAAACCATTTTTAGAAAGGGAACAGATCTGGCGATCGACAGCTATAGTGGATTTTACGATAATGCACATTTAAAGTCTACGGGACTTTCAGGATACCTGAAGGATAAAGGTGTACAGAATGTATATTTCGCCGGTTTGGCCGCAGATTACTGCGTAGCCTATTCGGTCCTTGATAGTATCGCGGAAGGTTTCAATACTACACTCATCGAAGATGCGACCAGGGCAATAGATAAAGAAGGTTTTGATAAAATGAAACTGGAAATTCTTAGAAAAGGTGGAATTATTTTGAACTCCGCTGAACTGGAATTCTAGAAATCCAGGTAATAAATGTAACCTACATTGAACCAGAGTACAAAGTCATTAAACTTGTTTTGCGGTCCCTGTACATCCAATCCTTCCAGCTTATCGGTATCATAATAAGTAGCTCTGGCTTCCAGTTGCAGATCGCTGAATCTACTCAGCCTGTACCGTAATCCTGCACTTCCAAGAATGGCAAAGGTGTTTCCAGGTTCCAGGAAGAGTCCGTCATCAAAAGTATTAAAGAGCACTTTAGGACTATCCAGTGGTCCAAGATCTGAATACGCAGTAGGTCTGTAATGCACAAAATGCACACCCAATGAAATATATGGAGCGAAAAGGTATCCAAAGTCTCTGGCTTTTTTTATTCCTAGAAAATGGTATTCGAGAGAGGTTCCTGCTTCAATAACTTCAGTTTCTCCATGCATTGCGCGGAGTTGCTGTCCTCCCAAACTATTTTTTTCTGCCACCGGACCATAATGGTCCAGGTTAGATCTTAAATAATCGATCTCATTTCTAATTCTGAAATATTTAGTAAACCATAAGCTGGTAGGCCTGCAACTACATTCTGGTTTGAAGGCGAAATTCATATAATGAACAAGGCCAACACCAAAACCACCATTATCCAGGTTATTCTTTACATTCCATCGCTCACCATAATCAGTAAAGAATCCGGCAGGACCTGCAATAACTCCAACTTCATTAGAAAAACTAAGCTGTCCTGAAGCATTTTGAGAATAGCCCAGGATGATGATTGAGAACAGAAGAAAAACCTTATTGATGTTCATTGAATGCAGCTTGCAACATTAGCAAATATAGCAAAACTACTTTAACATAATATTTATAAACTGCCTGAGAAAACAGGCTCTGAAAGTAAAAGTTAATTTTATATCAAATGACGGAATGAATCCAGTAATCCTTATAGAATATTTATATTTGCACCATAATTTGGATAAAAAATTTATAATTTAATAATAGCGCCAGTCATTATGGAAAAAAATATCAAAAATTTCCTGGAAAAGGTGTCAACCAGAAACCAGAACGAACCAGAATTTATGCAAGCGGTTCATGAGGTGGCTGAAACCGTAATTCCTTTTATTGAAAAGAATAAAAAATACCAGAACAAGATGCTTCTGGAGCGCATGGTGGAGCCGGAAAGGGTTGTGATGTTTAGAATACCATGGCTAGATGATAAAGGGGATATTCAGGTAAATCGAGGATTTAGAATCCAGATGAACTCAGCGATTGGACCATACAAAGGTGGTTTACGTTTTCATCCATCGGTAAACCTTAGTATTCTTAAGTTTCTTGCGTTTGAGCAGACTTTCAAAAACAGCCTTACAACACTTCCTATGGGCGGTGGTAAAGGAGGATCAGATTTTGACCCGAAAGGAAAATCTGATAATGAAGTAATGCGTTTCTGCCAGAGCTTTATGACTGAATTGCAAAGACATATTGGACCTAATGCTGACGTGCCTGCTGGTGATATTGGTGTTGGTGCTCGTGAAATTGGATTCATGTTTGGTCAGTACAAGAGAATTCAGAATGAGTTTACAGGTATTTTGACAGGAAAAGGTCTTAGCTACGGTGGATCTTTGATTAGACCTGAAGCTACAGGATACGGGAACGTATACTTCGCTCAAAATATGCTGAAAACCAAAGGGGAGAAGCTAGAGGGTAAAACCATAGTAATCTCAGGTGCTGGAAACGTTGCACAGTATGCTGCGGAAAAAGCAACTCAGCTAGGAGCTAAAGTTGTTACTATGTCTGATTCTGGCGGATTCATCTACGATAAAGATGGAATCGATGCAGATAAACTTCAGTTTATCATGGAACTTAAAAATGAGAGACGTGGTAGAATTAGTGAATATGTAGATCAATATTCTGGAGCTGAATATCACGAAGGTAAAACTCCATGGGATATTAAATGCGATATCGCATTGCCATGTGCAACTCAGAATGAGTTAGATAAAGAAGATGCTCAGGCATTGGTTAATAATGGCTGTATGTGCGTAGGAGAAGGGGCTAATATGCCATGTACTCCTGAAGCGATCGAGGTTTTCCATAAAGAAAAGATATTGTTCTCACCAGGAAAGGCTTCTAACGCCGGTGGTGTTGCAACTTCTGGATTGGAAATGTCTCAGAACTCTATGCGTTACAACTGGACTTCAGAAGAAGTAGATAAGAAACTTCACGAAATCATGAACGATATTCATGAGGCATGTGTGGAATACGGTACTACTGAAGATGGTTATGTTGACTACGTAAAAGGAGCGAACATTGCAGGATTTGTAAAAGTAGCAGATGCTATGCTAGCACAGGGTGTTGTATAGTTAAGCATTCAAAATATAAGACTAAAGCCGCTGAAAAGCGGCTTTTTTTATACATTGCTCCCAAATTCTTTCAGCATGCTGGTGCATACCAAAGCGATCGTGATCAGTGCATTAAAATATGGGGAGGCAGATCTTATAGTGAAGCTTTACACGCGGTCTGATGGTCTTAGAACCTATATGCTGAAAGGAGTGCTCAAGAGTCGCAGGGGTAAATTCAAAGCTTCCATGTTCCAGAGTCTTACTCAGCTGGATATCGTAGCAAATCACAAAAATACCGGAAAACTCGAGTATTTGAAGGAAGCGAAGGTCATTGCGAATTATCAAAGCTTGCACACCCATCCGGTTAAACAGGCGCTGGTCATGTTCCTGGCTGAAGTTCTCAAAAATAGTATCAGGGAAGAAGAAAACAACGAAGCGCTGTTCCATTACCTTGAATATAGCCTGCAATATCTTGATGCTGCTGAAAAAGTCGCTAATTTCCATCTGTTATTCCTACTTCAACTTACCAGGTATCTCGGGTTCCAGCCTCAAAACTCTGCTTCAGTAGCTGAATACTTTAATATGCTCGAT contains:
- the pncA gene encoding bifunctional nicotinamidase/pyrazinamidase; translation: MKTLVLIDIQNDFMPGGALAVENGDEIVPLVNDLQKKFDLVIATQDWHANGHSSFASAHQDAEVFDLMKLNGLDQVLWPDHCVQNTKGAEFHPELETNSIETIFRKGTDLAIDSYSGFYDNAHLKSTGLSGYLKDKGVQNVYFAGLAADYCVAYSVLDSIAEGFNTTLIEDATRAIDKEGFDKMKLEILRKGGIILNSAELEF
- the gdhA gene encoding NADP-specific glutamate dehydrogenase; its protein translation is MEKNIKNFLEKVSTRNQNEPEFMQAVHEVAETVIPFIEKNKKYQNKMLLERMVEPERVVMFRIPWLDDKGDIQVNRGFRIQMNSAIGPYKGGLRFHPSVNLSILKFLAFEQTFKNSLTTLPMGGGKGGSDFDPKGKSDNEVMRFCQSFMTELQRHIGPNADVPAGDIGVGAREIGFMFGQYKRIQNEFTGILTGKGLSYGGSLIRPEATGYGNVYFAQNMLKTKGEKLEGKTIVISGAGNVAQYAAEKATQLGAKVVTMSDSGGFIYDKDGIDADKLQFIMELKNERRGRISEYVDQYSGAEYHEGKTPWDIKCDIALPCATQNELDKEDAQALVNNGCMCVGEGANMPCTPEAIEVFHKEKILFSPGKASNAGGVATSGLEMSQNSMRYNWTSEEVDKKLHEIMNDIHEACVEYGTTEDGYVDYVKGANIAGFVKVADAMLAQGVV
- the recO gene encoding DNA repair protein RecO; translated protein: MLVHTKAIVISALKYGEADLIVKLYTRSDGLRTYMLKGVLKSRRGKFKASMFQSLTQLDIVANHKNTGKLEYLKEAKVIANYQSLHTHPVKQALVMFLAEVLKNSIREEENNEALFHYLEYSLQYLDAAEKVANFHLLFLLQLTRYLGFQPQNSASVAEYFNMLDGVFQEIPTNDYCIEGNTVDLLKNILGTEFDALSSIKLNQASRTDFLKMLLLYFELHIEGFRKPKSLGVLNEIFG
- a CDS encoding nicotinate phosphoribosyltransferase codes for the protein MNQFTATYTDQYQLSMAQVYFKKGQKDQQAVFDYYFRKLPFKSGYAIFSGLEDLLEILSTLRFSEDDLQFLKEQGFEKDFLEYLKDFKFKGKIYSVKEGDIVFPTRPILQVEASIIEAQIIETILLNLLNFQTLIATKASRMLLVAGDATLLDFGLRRAQASGGYFATRAAIIGGFNGTSNVVAGKDFDIPVSGTMAHSFVQSYDDELTAFRDFAEGRPENCVLLVDTYNTLKSGIPNAIKVAKEMEERGQKLMAVRLDSGDLSYFAKESRKMLDAADLDYVKIAASNQLDEHVIKSLLEQQAPIDIFGVGTNLVTGDPDGALDGVYKLAFSAGKPRIKISESIIKITLPHKKQVFRIKDENGKCIGADAIGLYHEDKIEEMHHPFEPYKSMNLKHYQQEPLLELVMDEGKVLQEKRSLSEISEYSISRLSELPIEYKRFNNPHIYKIGISETLKDERDQLIKMQKNKI
- a CDS encoding glutamate dehydrogenase produces the protein MNINKVFLLFSIIILGYSQNASGQLSFSNEVGVIAGPAGFFTDYGERWNVKNNLDNGGFGVGLVHYMNFAFKPECSCRPTSLWFTKYFRIRNEIDYLRSNLDHYGPVAEKNSLGGQQLRAMHGETEVIEAGTSLEYHFLGIKKARDFGYLFAPYISLGVHFVHYRPTAYSDLGPLDSPKVLFNTFDDGLFLEPGNTFAILGSAGLRYRLSRFSDLQLEARATYYDTDKLEGLDVQGPQNKFNDFVLWFNVGYIYYLDF